Proteins from one Desmodus rotundus isolate HL8 chromosome 9, HLdesRot8A.1, whole genome shotgun sequence genomic window:
- the LOC112308636 gene encoding asialoglycoprotein receptor 2 codes for MAKDFQDIQQLDSEESDHQLGRVEGPGACRHNPMREDAFWKGTPLPQPLLLQSLHHRLWLNLLVLGFNLLLLVAICVIGSQRAQMQVEFWTLKQAFSNFSSSTLTEIQALSFHGGSTGDRVTALEAKLEKQKQDLKADHDTLLFHLKHFPFDLRVLACQMAFLRSNGTECCPINWLEHDGSCYWFSRSGLTWPEAQKFCQLENAHLVVINSREEQKFIVQHTHPFHTWIGLTEIDGSWKWVDGTDYGNSYKNWNVAWLDNWRGHEQGGSQDCAEVRVDGRWSDNFCQQVQRWTCEMRRNITG; via the exons atGGCGAAGGACTTTCAGGACATCCAGCAGCTGGACTCTGAGGAGAGCGACCACCAGCTCGGTCGGGTCGAGGGGCCAGGCGCTTGTAGGCACAATCCCATGAGAGAAGATGCATTTTGGAAAG GGAcgcctctgccccagccccttcTGCTGCAGAGTCTCCACCACAGGCTCTGGCTCAATCTGCTGGTCCTGGGCTTCAACCTCCTGCTGCTGGTGGCCATCTGTGTGATTGGGTCCCAAA GAGCACAGATGCAAGTGGAGTTTTGGACCCTAAAACAAGCTTTCAGCAACTTCTCCTCCAGCACCCTGACAGAGATCCAGGCTCTCAGCTTCCATG gaggCAGCACCGGTGACAGAGTGACAGCTTTGGAAGCCAAGCTGGAGAAACAGAAGCAGGACCTGAAAGCAG ATCATGACACCTTGCTCTTTCATCTGAAGCACTTCCCGTTTGATCTGCGCGTTCTGGCTTGCCAGATGGCGTTCCTGCGGAGCAACG GCACAGAATGCTGCCCCATTAACTGGCTGGAGCATGACGGCAGCTGCTACTGGTTCTCTCGCTCTGGGCTGACCTGGCCTGAGGCTCAGAAGTTCTGCCAGCTGGAGAATGCGCACCTGGTCGTCATCAACTCCAGAGAGGAGCAG AAATTCATTGTAcagcacacacacccctttcATACCTGGATAGGTCTCACTGAGATCGATGGTTCCTGGAAATGGGTGGATGGCACAGACTACGGTAATAGCTACAA GAACTGGAATGTCGCTTGGCTAGATAACTGGAGGGGGCACGAACAGGGTGGAAGCCAAGACTGTGCTGAAGTCCGAGTGGATGGCCGCTGGTCTGACAATTTCTGCCAGCAAGTGCAACGCTGGACATGTGAGATGAGACGGAACATTACTGGCTAG